CCATCGAGGGAGTTTCGAGCGGCGCGAACCCGTAGGCGCGGAACACCCGGCGGATCGTGTCGAAAATATACTGGCGGCGCATCATCTCCGCGGGGGAGAAGTCGCGCGTGCCCTTGGGAATCGAAGGTTTCTGCATGGCAAAAACAAATTTTAATTTTTCATTCCTAATTTTCAATTGATACAAAAAACTAATCCGCGATCAGTTTTTTGTACCTCACCCGGTGGGGCTGCGTGTCGCCGCCCTGGGCCTTCTTCCACGCCTCGTACTCCGAGTAGGAGCCTTCGTAGAAGACCACCTTCGAGTCGCCCTCGAACGAGAGGATGTGCGTGGCGATACGGTCGAGGAACCAGCGGTCGTGCGAAATGACCACGGCGCATCCGGCGAAATTTTCGAGACCTTCCTCCAGCGCCCGCAGCGTGTTGACGTCGATGTCGTTGGTCGGTTCGTCCAGCAGCAGCACGTTGCCCTCCTCCTTCAGGGCGAGGGCCAGGTGCAGGCGGTTGCGCTCGCCGCCCGAGAGCATGCCGCATTTCTTCTCCTGATCGGCGCCCGAGAAGTTGAAACGGGCGACATAGGCGCGGGCGTTGACCTGCCGGTTGCCCAGCGTCATCAGGTCCAGACCGCCCGAGATCACCTCGAAGACCGTCTTTTCGGGGTCGATCGACTTGTGCTGCTGGTCCACATAGGCCAGTTTCACCGTGGGACCCACGCGGAACGAGCCGCTCGTCGGAGTTTCGAGGCCCATGATCATGCGGAAGAGGGTGGTCTTGCCCGTGCCGTTCGCGCCGATCACGCCCACGATGCCCGCAGGGGGCAGCGAGAAATCCAGCCCCTCGTACAGCACGCGGTCGCCGAAGGCTTTCGAAACGTCGTGCGCCTCGATCACCACGTCGCCCAGACGCGGACCGTTGGGGATGAAGATTTCGAGCTTCTCCTCTTTCTGTTTCGTATCCTCGTTCATCATCTTGTCGTAGGCCGACAGACGGGCCTTCGACTTGGCGTGGCGGCCCGAGGGCGACATGCGCACCCACTCCAGCTCGCGTTCGAGGGTCTTGCGGCGCTTCGACTCCTGCTTCTCCTCCATGGCCATGCGCGTGGTCTTCTGGTCGAGCCAGCCCGAGTAGTTGCCCTTCCACGGAATGCCCTCGCCGCGGTCGAGTTCGAGAATCCACCCGGCGACGTTGTCCAGAAAATAACGGTCGTGGGTCACGGCGATCACCGTACCCTTGTATTGCTGGAGATGCTGTTCGAGCCAGTCGATCGACTCGGCGTCGAGGTGGTTCGTAGGCTCGTCGAGCAGCAGCACGTCGGGCTGCTGCAACAGCAGGCGGCACAGGGCCACGCGGCGGCGCTCACCGCCCGAAAGGTGTTTCACCGGCTCGTCGGGATCGGGACACCGCAGGGCGTCCATCGCGCGCTCCAGCACGCTGTCCAGCTCCCAGCCGTTGCACTGGTCGATCTTCTCGTACAGCTCGCCCTGACGTTCGATCAGCCTGGCCATCGTGTCGTCGTCCATCGGCTCGCACAGCTTTTGGTTGATCTCCTCGTACTCCTTCAGCAACGCCACGGTCGTCGCGCAGCCCTCCTCGACGACCTCGCGGACCGTCTTCGAGTCGTCGAGCCTGGGTTCCTGTTCGAGATAACCCACCGTATAGCCCGGCGAGAAGACCACTTCGCCGTCGAAGTTCTTGTCGATTCCGGCGATGATCTTCATCAGGGTCGACTTTCCCGAGCCGTTCAGGCCGATGATGCCGATTTTCGCGCCGTAGAAAAAGGAGAGGTAGATGTTGTTGAGCACCCGTTTCTGGTTGGTGAAGGTCTTGCTTACGCCGACCATCGAAAAGATGATTTTTTCGTCTGCCATATCTTGTGTTTGAATTGTCCGAAATAAGGATTCTTGCAAAGATACGGAGAAAATCCGGAATTTTAAGTCTCCGGGGGCCGAATATTTGCACGTCCGCACATGCAGCGGAAATAAAAAAGCCCCGTCTCCGAAGAGACGGGACTCGTATGCGGGCCGCAAGGCGGACTAATAGTTCTCCTTCTTCGGCTCGAAATAGGCCTGGGGATGCTTGCAGGCGGGGCACAGCAGCGGAGCCTGCTCGGCCTCGATGACGAAGCCGCAGTTGCGGCACTGCCACCAGATCTTGCCGTCGCGCTTGAAGAAGTTGCCGTCCGTGAGGCGGCTCAACAGCTTCAGGTAGCGGCGTTCGTGCTCGGCCTCCACCGTCGCGATCATCTTGAACGCCGTGGCGATCTCCGTGAATCCCTCCTCCTCGGCGACCTTGCCGAATTCGCGGTACAGCACGTCCCACTCCTCGTTCTCGCCCTTGGCGGCAGCCAGCAGGTTCTCGGCCGTCGTGCCGATGGGTCCGGTGGGGTAGCTGGCCGTGATCTCCACGTCGCCGCCCTCGAGGAACTTGAAGAAACGCTCGGCGTGCTCCTTCTCCTGCTCCGCGGTCTCGGCGAAAACGCCTGCGATCTGTTCGTAACCCTCCTTCTTGGCCTTGCTGGCGAAGAATACGTAGCGGCTGCGGGCCTGGCTCTCGCCGGCAAATGCCTTCAGCAGATTCTGTTCGGTACGCGTACCTTTGATGCTCTTTTCCATAATGTCGTATTGTTTAATGTGTGTGCATTCTTACTGTTACAAAGATAACGATTTCCGGAAACAATCTCCAAAAAAACGCCATCGTTTCTTCCTATGGAGCCATTCGGTTTACCTATAAGCCGTTTCCCGGCAGCGCGTCGAGGTCGGCGCGGAAAATCCCGTAGGCCGCGGGCAGCGTCATCGTGTCGGCGGCCTCGGGCGTCAGGATGCGGTAGCCCGGCACACTGACCCACACGGGCGTCGTTTCGAGCCGGTATGTCATCCGCCCCTCGGGATGCCGGACGGCCTCCACCGTGGCCACCAGACCGCCGTCGGTGTAGCGGCGGCGCTGGCCCGAGACGAGGTTGCCCAGCGAGTAGAGCACCACGTGCGACGAATCGGCCACCCAAGGCTGAATCACGTGCGGATGGCTCCCGACCACCACATCGGTTCCGTGACGGCGCAAAAACGCGGCCAAACTCCGCTGCGCGGCGTTCTCGCGCCGCTGGTATTCGTCGCCCCAATGGACGCACGCGACGATGAAATCGACCCCCGAGGCGCGTGCCGCCGCCAGGTCCGCGGCCATGCGCACCGTGTCGATCAGGTTCACCACCGTACCCTCGGGAACGGGCATGCCGTTGGTTCCGTAGGTGTAATTGACGATCGCCAGCCGTATGCCGCAATACGTGAGGTAAAGCGGGTTATTTTTCTTGTAATCAGCGCTGTCCGCGAACGCACCCGTGTGGCGTATTCCGCAGCGGTCCAGTTCCTCGACGCTCGTGCGGATGCCTTCGGCGCCGTTGTCGCAGCAGTGGTTGTTGGCCAGCACGGCGACATCCACGCCTGCGTCGCGCAGGGCGTCGGCCAGCGCCGCGGGCGACCGGAAAAGCGGATAGCCCGTATAGCGGCTGCGGCGCGTGAGGGTGGTTTCGAGGTTCACCACGGCCAGGTCGGCGGCCCTGATGCGGGGCGCGAGCGTCCGGAAAACGGGTTCGTAGTCGAAGCCGTCGCCGCGGCGCACGGCATCGACCTGCGGCATGTGCTGCATCACGTCGCCGCCGAAAAACAACCGCATCCGCCGGGGCGGCGGCACGGGCCCCGGTCCCGACCAGCCGGCCGGAGGCGGAGGCGCGACGGGCGCAGGGCCTCCCGCGGGCGTGCAGCACACGGCGGCAAAGGTCAGCGCCGTCAGCAGGCATATCCGGCGTGCGCGCATGCTATTTCCGCTTGGGGTTCTTCGGAAACCAGCCTTTGGCCACGCGCTCGCGCTGTTCGAACAGTTCGCCGATCGACCACAGCGACGAGGCGCCCCACACGGCCAGCAGCGTCGACCAGAGGATGTGCCGCACGGCGATCGAACCGGCGACGGCGGCAATTCCCATCACGAGGAACAGCCACCAGATTTTCACCCCGAAATAGTATTCGCCCTTGGTGACCATCGGGTGAAAGATGCCGATGATCAGAAAGGTGGCGATGCCGATGACGATTCCGGTGAGGTTGTATTGCGCTAAAAATTCCATGGTTTTTATCCGTTAAATCAAGATTCGGAGGATTGAGGATCGCGGTCGGAGGAGCGTTGGTAGGCCCGCAGGCCGAAGTCGGGAAGGACGGCGAACAGGTGGTCGAAAACAGCCCCCTGCACGGCCTCGTAGGCCACCCAGTCGGTCTCCCGGGTGAAGCAGTAGACCTCGACCGGGATGCCTTCCGGGGTGGGCTGGAGCATCCGGACCATCTGCATCAGGTCGGGGTGGATGCCCGGGTGACCCTTCAGGTAACGCGCGGCGTACTCCCGCAGGGCGTAGAGGTTGACGACGGGTTCCGCGTCGGGCGTCGTCCCGGCCAGCCCTTTTTCGCGGAGTGCTGCCAGCTCCGCGGCCGTGCAGTTGTGCACCGAACTGGCGTCGATCAGCAGCGACCGCTTGATGCGCCGTCCGCCGCTGTCCCACATGCCGCGCCAGTTCTGGAACGAATCGCTGACCAGCGCATAAGGCGGGATGGTGGTGATGGTCTTGTCGAAATTCTGCACCTTGACCGTCGTCAGCGTCACCTCCGTCACATAGCCGTCGGCGCCGTATTTGGCCATCGTGATCCAGTCCCCGGGGCGCAGCATGTCGTTGGCCGAGAGCTGCACGCCGGCGACCAGCCCCAGGATGCTGTCCCGGAAAATCAGCATGATGATGGCCGCCGAAGCGCCCAGTCCCGCGAGTACGGCCGTGGCGTCCTGCCCGATGAGGATGCTGACAATGAGAATCGCCCCGACGCATACCGCCAGCAGCTTGATCATCTGGTAAACGCCTTTCAGCGGACGGTTGCGCAGCGTCTCGTGGCGGCTGGAGATCTCGTAGAGCGTATCGAGGAACGCCGCGACGAGTTGCAGGACGGCGACGATCAGGTAGATCAGGCAGGCCTTGTGCAGCACGTTCAGCAAAACGGGCGTGTCGTAGAAAGCCACCCGGAGCAGGACGTACCAGATCAGAGGCGGAATCAGGCGCGCCGCGCGGTGCATCACCTTGTCGCTGAAAAGGTGGTCGTCCCACACGGCTTTCGTCCGGGCGCTGATTTTTTGCAGAAGCGGAACGACCAGGCGGCGGAACAGAACCGCCGCCGCATAGGCGACGACGAGTATGCCCAGGATAATGACTGCCTTGACAGCCAGATTGACATACGTTTCGCTCCATCCGGCTTCGGTCAGCCAGCGGGCTATCGCGTGGTTCGTCTCTTCCATATGTTTACGATGTCGATTGGTCCGATGACAAAGATACGAAAAAGTCGGAGCGTTGCAAAACCGAACCGCATGCGATTCGGCAAAACCTCCCGACCTCCTGAAAGTGTCGTTACGACACCAAAGGTACGAAAAAGTCGGACCGTTGCAAATCCGAACCGCATGCGATTCGGCAAAACCCCGGAAGGTAAAAAAGGACCGGCGGTTACATACTCCATGAAGAATCAAAAAGCAGTGACGCAACGTTCAGCCGCCGGTCCGTATGGCCGGGCCGGCGCTTTCGAAAAAGAAAGGCGCAGGCCCCAAGATACCCATACTCACGTGAAGGTCTGCAACAACCCATGCCGAATACAGATACGAGGAACCCACGCCCGTAACGCGCAGTTTCGATAACAAGCAAGTCAGAACCTCTCGTTGCGGGCCGTGGGCCGACAACTCGCGGAGCATCCTTGCACCTTCGCCTCGACATTTGAAAGTTGCAGTTTTCACGTGAAGCAAAGCAAACAATCCGCACGCAGGCGAATCGTCAAGACAAAGGTAGCAAAAAAAAACGTTCCGTGCAACAGTCGGGCCGTTTATTTTGGCGGAACGGCTTCGTTTGCGGATGCCGACGGCAAAAGGCAGAATTGCGGTTTTCCCACGCGGGGTACTTTGTACTTTTTGGCCGCAAAAAGTACCAAAAACTCCCCGGCGGATGCCTTCGCCTACTTCGTCCCGTCTAACGTTCGAAACGGGCGCCTATTCGCGGGGACGCACGCGCCCCTGCCCCGTTTCTTATCACTTTTAGCCGGGCCTTCGTTTGACGGCTCCGGCATCGAGCCGGGATCTTTCGCCGCCTGTGGCGGCGTGAGAAGAGGCGCAACGGCTGGATCGGAAACGCAGAATCCTGCCATCGCCGCGGAACGCGGCGCGAAGTAGTCCGCATTATCGCTTGCAGCGGAAAAAGAACGGCACGAAGGCGGAGCGTTAAAAAACGGGGCCGGTTTGCTCGCAAACCCGCGAAGGCGCCCGTTTTAGCGTAGCCGAGCGCCGTTCCCGCGAAAGCGACATGCGGATGGTTTTGGTGCTACCTTTTGCCATCAAAAGGTCTACACCCCGCGGGCGAAGGCCGCGGTTAACCGCCGACCGAAAAGCGGCATAATCCCGGATCGTCGGAATGGGACCGGGCGAACGAAACCGCACGTCAGGGTCCGCAAAAAAGGCGGCTCCCGAAGAAGCCGCCCGAAAATACTCAATACTATTTAATATACGGTGTCGTCAGAAACTGTATTGCAGCATCACGTTCACGCGGTTGGCGTGTCCCTTGTCGTTCGACATGTCCTTGCGCGAACCGTAGAGGTACTCGCCGGCCACCTTGCAGCGCGGGGTGATCGAATAGAAAATGTTGCCGAAGATATACTGGCCCTGCTTGTACTGGTCGTCGGAGTAGAAACCGTGGCTGCGCTGCACGCGGACGGTCGAATAGCCTCCCGAGATGAACAGACGCGGGGTCAGGTTGATCTGGGCCGCGGCCTGCCATCCCCACATGGGCATGGTCTGAATCTGGTCGGCGTTCTCCGGATTGGGCGTGAAGTCGAGCCCCGAGCCGGTCAGGTCCTGGATATACGGGGTGACGCCCTTGCCGTAGACGCCGTTCATAAAGAGCCGCAGGGGCTGCGCCACCTTGATCGTGCCGCTGAACTGCACGCCCCATCCCAGCAGCGAGGTGTTGTTGCCCGTGCGGAGGTTGTGGAGGTACATGTTGCGCACGACGCCCGAAGCCCGGATGTGACTGTCGCGGTTGGCGCCCCAGGCATACTGGAAGTAGGCCGGGAAATCGGGAACGCGCTGTTTCAGCGTCGCGAAATTGTCGTTGTAGGTGCCGCTGACCGAGGGCATCTCGGCCGCAACGCCGAACTTGAGGTGGTTGTCGGCGAAGGCGTATTCGTAGCGGATCATCGTGGCGAAGTTGAAGTTATAGGCGTTGGGACCCTGGAAGTCGATGGTCGTCGGGGCTGCCGAAAGGTCGCAGAAGGTCGTCACGTCGCGACCCAGCGTAAAGCCCA
This Alistipes shahii WAL 8301 DNA region includes the following protein-coding sequences:
- a CDS encoding DUF4491 family protein → MEFLAQYNLTGIVIGIATFLIIGIFHPMVTKGEYYFGVKIWWLFLVMGIAAVAGSIAVRHILWSTLLAVWGASSLWSIGELFEQRERVAKGWFPKNPKRK
- the ettA gene encoding energy-dependent translational throttle protein EttA, translating into MADEKIIFSMVGVSKTFTNQKRVLNNIYLSFFYGAKIGIIGLNGSGKSTLMKIIAGIDKNFDGEVVFSPGYTVGYLEQEPRLDDSKTVREVVEEGCATTVALLKEYEEINQKLCEPMDDDTMARLIERQGELYEKIDQCNGWELDSVLERAMDALRCPDPDEPVKHLSGGERRRVALCRLLLQQPDVLLLDEPTNHLDAESIDWLEQHLQQYKGTVIAVTHDRYFLDNVAGWILELDRGEGIPWKGNYSGWLDQKTTRMAMEEKQESKRRKTLERELEWVRMSPSGRHAKSKARLSAYDKMMNEDTKQKEEKLEIFIPNGPRLGDVVIEAHDVSKAFGDRVLYEGLDFSLPPAGIVGVIGANGTGKTTLFRMIMGLETPTSGSFRVGPTVKLAYVDQQHKSIDPEKTVFEVISGGLDLMTLGNRQVNARAYVARFNFSGADQEKKCGMLSGGERNRLHLALALKEEGNVLLLDEPTNDIDVNTLRALEEGLENFAGCAVVISHDRWFLDRIATHILSFEGDSKVVFYEGSYSEYEAWKKAQGGDTQPHRVRYKKLIAD
- a CDS encoding CapA family protein; translated protein: MRARRICLLTALTFAAVCCTPAGGPAPVAPPPPAGWSGPGPVPPPRRMRLFFGGDVMQHMPQVDAVRRGDGFDYEPVFRTLAPRIRAADLAVVNLETTLTRRSRYTGYPLFRSPAALADALRDAGVDVAVLANNHCCDNGAEGIRTSVEELDRCGIRHTGAFADSADYKKNNPLYLTYCGIRLAIVNYTYGTNGMPVPEGTVVNLIDTVRMAADLAAARASGVDFIVACVHWGDEYQRRENAAQRSLAAFLRRHGTDVVVGSHPHVIQPWVADSSHVVLYSLGNLVSGQRRRYTDGGLVATVEAVRHPEGRMTYRLETTPVWVSVPGYRILTPEAADTMTLPAAYGIFRADLDALPGNGL
- a CDS encoding DcaP family trimeric outer membrane transporter, which produces MKTFRLLIVALLLAGSASAQRYERKAMRGEYSPTVYLISVQEVDTIYNYGPYAMQQAAALNRMAMDNATQDYIETHRPGFQQVEKPQFVFATKNNRFSFSLGGFVSLRAGYDFDGIVDNIDFVTYDIPVHGSYDTRQKLMMDASTSRLFMKAITNTRALGRVVVFMDADFRGGAEGSYTPRLRSAYVSFLGFTLGRDVTTFCDLSAAPTTIDFQGPNAYNFNFATMIRYEYAFADNHLKFGVAAEMPSVSGTYNDNFATLKQRVPDFPAYFQYAWGANRDSHIRASGVVRNMYLHNLRTGNNTSLLGWGVQFSGTIKVAQPLRLFMNGVYGKGVTPYIQDLTGSGLDFTPNPENADQIQTMPMWGWQAAAQINLTPRLFISGGYSTVRVQRSHGFYSDDQYKQGQYIFGNIFYSITPRCKVAGEYLYGSRKDMSNDKGHANRVNVMLQYSF
- a CDS encoding mechanosensitive ion channel family protein, with product MEETNHAIARWLTEAGWSETYVNLAVKAVIILGILVVAYAAAVLFRRLVVPLLQKISARTKAVWDDHLFSDKVMHRAARLIPPLIWYVLLRVAFYDTPVLLNVLHKACLIYLIVAVLQLVAAFLDTLYEISSRHETLRNRPLKGVYQMIKLLAVCVGAILIVSILIGQDATAVLAGLGASAAIIMLIFRDSILGLVAGVQLSANDMLRPGDWITMAKYGADGYVTEVTLTTVKVQNFDKTITTIPPYALVSDSFQNWRGMWDSGGRRIKRSLLIDASSVHNCTAAELAALREKGLAGTTPDAEPVVNLYALREYAARYLKGHPGIHPDLMQMVRMLQPTPEGIPVEVYCFTRETDWVAYEAVQGAVFDHLFAVLPDFGLRAYQRSSDRDPQSSES
- the rbr gene encoding rubrerythrin, giving the protein MEKSIKGTRTEQNLLKAFAGESQARSRYVFFASKAKKEGYEQIAGVFAETAEQEKEHAERFFKFLEGGDVEITASYPTGPIGTTAENLLAAAKGENEEWDVLYREFGKVAEEEGFTEIATAFKMIATVEAEHERRYLKLLSRLTDGNFFKRDGKIWWQCRNCGFVIEAEQAPLLCPACKHPQAYFEPKKENY